The following coding sequences are from one Brassica oleracea var. oleracea cultivar TO1000 unplaced genomic scaffold, BOL UnpScaffold01023, whole genome shotgun sequence window:
- the LOC106320690 gene encoding LOW QUALITY PROTEIN: E3 ubiquitin-protein ligase SIS3-like (The sequence of the model RefSeq protein was modified relative to this genomic sequence to represent the inferred CDS: inserted 1 base in 1 codon; substituted 1 base at 1 genomic stop codon) produces MRGISQDTAAYHPGLYLTPAQTEAVEALIQELPKFRLKAVPDDCGECLICLEELHIGHEVRGLPCAHNFHVECIDQWLRLNVKCTRCRCSVFPDLDLSALSNLQSSSTQQPSSQGNXETTXARYIRSQPQSESYFLRLQSLIHPVHTDTALEFAIP; encoded by the exons atgaGAGGCATAAGTCAAGATACTGCTGCATACCATCCTGGACTTTACTTGACTCCTGCTCAG ACTGAAGCTGTGGAGGCACTCATACAAGAACTTCCAAAGTTCAGGTTAAAAGCTGTCCCAGATGATTGCGGTGAATGCTTAATCTGCTTAGAGGAGCTCCATATTGGACATGAG GTTAGAGGTTTACCTTGCGCCCATAATTTCCATGTGGAGTGCATAGACCAGTGGCTGCGTTTGAACGTGAAATGTACTCGGTGCCGTTGCTCAGTTTTTCCAGACCTTGATCTCAGCGCATTATCCAACCTCCAGAGTTCATCAACACAACAGCCCTCCTCACAGGGGA AGGAAACAACATAAGCTCGGTACATAAGAAGCCAACCACAAAGCGAGAGCTACTTCCTGAGACTTCAATCTCTAATTCACCCGGTCCATACAGACACCGCTCTGGAGTTTGCAATACCTTAA
- the LOC106320693 gene encoding E3 ubiquitin-protein ligase RNF126-B-like: protein MTSRKNTHWCSTCRRGIRLLLEGSRGGVCIYCGNTSHERLYENVELSPFDFFGVSNEQSLNRPGNNRRLILENQSSFQELFNRFSAQNRRGPPPASLTVINSMPKVKIQKKHLGLDPSCPVCQDRFKVGSVARKLPCKHIYHSECIIPWLIQRNTCPVCRKELPQYRNNGGKNPLFYLWPFSSSGSASNTSGSPFH from the coding sequence ATGACTAGCCGAAAAAACACACATTGGTGTAGTACATGCAGACGAGGAATCCGTCTTCTCCTTGAAGGCTCAAGAGGAGGGGTTTGCATTTACTGTGGTAACACTTCTCATGAACGGCTCTATGAAAATGTTGAACTTAGCCCTTTTGATTTTTTCGGAGTATCCAATGAACAATCTCTTAACCGTCCCGGAAACAACAGAAGATTGATTCTTGAAAACCAATCGAGTTTTCAAGAATTGTTTAACCGGTTCTCAGCACAAAACCGCCGTGGTCCACCTCCAGCTTCACTAACCGTGATTAACTCAATGCCAAAGGTCAAGATTCAGAAGAAACATCTCGGTTTGGATCCGTCTTGTCCGGTTTGCCAAGACCGGTTTAAAGTCGGATCGGTTGCAAGAAAGTTGCCGTGTAAACATATCTACCATTCGGAATGTATAATTCCCTGGCTAATACAGCGTAATACTTGCCCAGTGTGTCGCAAAGAGCTGCCACAATACCGGAATAATGGCGGGAAGAATCCTTTGTTTTATCTCTGGCCGTTTAGCTCCTCTGGTTCGGCCTCAAACACCAGCGGATCACCTTTTCATTGA
- the LOC106320691 gene encoding uncharacterized protein LOC106320691 gives MENVEMSRIVFRGIWYLITLLSLIGLSISLNLLWQPGGKSPALSRFLRDGAVSATTFYAVTVLRYLLFTDPPSTNGYKDFTTTKERNPQLVFAELALLALVASPLFYSDHDVSFVLYMSLFTISLFIGGTGLIQLSDKFRMEMKHAYITLLCGLLCWLFGIYFSIYGEHNSVVTVILLIVYSMFVSFIYIYNTYNREEFSMNSRVSPLPA, from the coding sequence ATGGAGAATGTTGAAATGAGTAGAATTGTATTCAGAGGAATATGGTACTTAATTACTCTACTCTCACTCATTGGCCTCTCCATATCACTCAATCTTCTCTGGCAACCTGGAGGAAAGTCACCAGCATTGTCTCGGTTCCTCAGAGATGGCGCAGTGAGTGCCACAACATTCTATGCAGTGACGGTACTCAGGTATCTCTTATTCACCGATCCTCCTTCCACTAATGGTTACAAGGATTTTACTACAACGAAAGAGAGGAATCCTCAGCTTGTCTTTGCGGAGCTTGCGTTATTGGCGTTAGTGGCATCTCCGCTATTCTATTCAGATCATGACGTATCGTTTGTGTTGTACATGTCGTTATTCACCATATCGTTGTTCATCGGTGGGACAGGTCTGATTCAGCTATCAGATAAATTTAGGATGGAGATGAAACATGCTTATATCACGCTTCTCTGCGGTTTGCTGTGTTGGCTTTTTgggatttatttttctatttacgGCGAACACAATTCGGTAGTGACAGTGATTCTTCTCATAGTTTATTCTATGTTTGTCAgttttatctatatttataatacttaCAACAGGGAGGAATTCTCTATGAATTCCAGGGTTTCCCCTCTTCCTGCTTAA